AACTGGATAAAACTAAACAAAGCATAAACCATGTAGGATACagagattaattaattgattgaaAAGCTAAAGCTTACGCTGCTTACCCTCGATGCCATGTCATTCAAGGCTACAGATACCACTTTCCATACTTGAGTAGACACGGAGGCCGGGTTGCTTGAACATCTACCGATCAGCGAGAAAATCAACCGACCTCCGAGAACCAGTTCTCGAGCCCTCAAGGACAAGAATAGCGTGAAATCCTTTCTAAACTGTCGAGCATAAGCGTCGGCAACAATTTCATGGTTCAACAGCCTCAAGCGCTCGTCGCTATCATACATTGGGATTTTTCTCTTGGCAAGTTCTTCAGGTGCCTGCTTTCACAAACGCACATTGATAGTAACAGCTGCCCCATTATTCCATATGGCTGCATATATACAATTAACTCAACCTAATGTTGCATGCCTACCTTTGATAACCATTGCAAGCTGATGGAGGAGCAGAAGAAATGCACTGAGTCAGAAGTGAAAAGCCTCTCATAGAATGACCCAGGTACCAtgttggcgacgacgacgtgatGAGAGGACACATCCTGGCTGTGCTTGAATTCGGCCAGACTCTTCGCAACGGAGTTGAAGTCATTGGATGGAAGATCGTTGAGGAAAAGGCACATTTCTGGTGGTGGCTGCGCGCATTCCATACAATAACGGTGGATGGCATCGACCGTAGATGAAATGAGCGTGAGTGCGTTCGGGCCAGATGAGCAGCCCAAGTCCGCAATTGCCATGCTCTTGGGAACAGATACTCCGCAGAAGGCTGTGACGGCTTCCTCTATGAGAGGCTTCATCCTATCTTGGGCAGTTTTCTACAAGTATTATTCGTTCTGAGGTCACTTTTGATTTTTGACTGAAGGGTGCATGTAAATGCCATAGAAATATAATCAGCTGTGATGATAACCAAGGGTTGAAATTTCGGTtcaattttggaaattttggaCCCCCTCCCCGGCAAGTAACTATCTCGGCTGAAATTttcgttttttacaaaaattcttatgaatttggtcaaaatttattcaaatggAGTAAAAATTTGTAATGTTGTCAAATAATTTCGAAATTCAGGATACTTCGGTGATTTCCATTTTCCAAAAGTGAAAACCGTGATCAGAACCAAATTAATCAATTAAGGTGCAGACAATTGCCATTTCACAATGTTCGTAGATACTCAAAACTGCCACCTGGGAGGGGAATTCCCTGGGCATCGTGCGGAAAGTTTTGgatatttgatttattgttatttCTAGCAAACAAAATTGTTTTCAAGAATAGCTTTAGGTATGCTATGATCATTGAGCTATGGTTCATAGCGGTTTAAAAACCATTGGTGAAAAATAGActacaaaattaattaagttct
The Oryza sativa Japonica Group chromosome 6, ASM3414082v1 DNA segment above includes these coding regions:
- the LOC9272116 gene encoding probable jasmonic acid carboxyl methyltransferase 1 isoform X1; the protein is MATIQIVHMNPGQGETSYARNSTIQKTAQDRMKPLIEEAVTAFCGVSVPKSMAIADLGCSSGPNALTLISSTVDAIHRYCMECAQPPPEMCLFLNDLPSNDFNSVAKSLAEFKHSQDVSSHHVVVANMVPGSFYERLFTSDSVHFFCSSISLQWLSKAPEELAKRKIPMYDSDERLRLLNHEIVADAYARQFRKDFTLFLSLRARELVLGGRLIFSLIGRCSSNPASVSTQVWKVVSVALNDMASRGVISKEKFDTFHIPIYAPMENELNGIIEDEGSFQINKAMAHDTFLATDGVLASPNTIAAMVRAVFEPAIVQHFGFSAGIMDDFASVVERLSTTSAVEAEFPLACLCFSLTRAR
- the LOC9272116 gene encoding probable jasmonic acid carboxyl methyltransferase 1 isoform X2, yielding MIKKTAQDRMKPLIEEAVTAFCGVSVPKSMAIADLGCSSGPNALTLISSTVDAIHRYCMECAQPPPEMCLFLNDLPSNDFNSVAKSLAEFKHSQDVSSHHVVVANMVPGSFYERLFTSDSVHFFCSSISLQWLSKAPEELAKRKIPMYDSDERLRLLNHEIVADAYARQFRKDFTLFLSLRARELVLGGRLIFSLIGRCSSNPASVSTQVWKVVSVALNDMASRGVISKEKFDTFHIPIYAPMENELNGIIEDEGSFQINKAMAHDTFLATDGVLASPNTIAAMVRAVFEPAIVQHFGFSAGIMDDFASVVERLSTTSAVEAEFPLACLCFSLTRAR